One part of the Paramormyrops kingsleyae isolate MSU_618 chromosome 2, PKINGS_0.4, whole genome shotgun sequence genome encodes these proteins:
- the LOC140587713 gene encoding uncharacterized protein, producing MFLCSSLSSNTSTRQRGPSDQYGYIRWQPDCPLGETESSLEEKQKEMIDLNSHEGSAGAEREHLTQLMQTTYYLQRKAINANPAPSIMDLKSSWPYLFTLKELYNHFKLLTDISILEKMEVAIEEKGTMILQFFQKKLTNEEVKQVLSKFDATGSTLLGPCVVLLIMAHFKEKVDALILQVHATATPADVEGSMSLPDSPRLIVQGEMLSSMKWIISIEGQVVISPHPNFVAGLAAAFASFYTFNFEYQEEASCTLEFIQRVISSLYPSWTSLDWRPAHWRDQLLHLPTNMTRELKSC from the exons atgttcttatgttccagCTTATCAAGCAATACCAGTACAAGACAAAGAGGGCCATCAGACCAGTATGGGTACATCAGGTGGCAGCCTGACTGTCCCCTAGGAGAAACTGAATCCAGTCTGGAAGAGAAACAGAAGGAAATGATAGATctaaac TCTCATGAGGGTTCAGCAGGAGCCGAGAGGGAGCACCTTACCCAGCTCATGCAAACAACATACTATTTACAACGTAAAGCCATAAATGCTAATCCAGCGCCATCCATAATGGATCTTAAAAGCAGCTGGCCATATCTCTTTACACTGAAGGAACTTTACAATCATTTCAAGTTACTGACAGACATCTCTATCCTTGAAAAAATGGAAGTAGCAATTGAGGAAAAAGGAACAatgattttgcagttttttcAGAAAAAGCTTACTAATGAAGAGGTGAAGCAAGTCCTGTCAAAGTTTGATGCCACTGGATCTACTCTCTTGGGACCTTGTGTTGTTCTACTCATAATGGCTCATTTCAAAGAGAAGGTGGATGCCCTGATTTTACAAGTTCAT GCAACAGCCACACCTGCAGATGTGGAGGGGTCGATGTCTTTGCCAGATTCTCCAAGACTGATTGTTCAAG GTGAGATGCTGTCTTCGATGAAGTGGATAATAAGCATTGAGGGTCAGGTGGTCATATCTCCACATCCAAACTTTGTGGCAGGTCTGGCAGCTGCTTTTGCCTCATTCTATACTTTCAACTTTGAATACCAAGAAGAAGCTTCCTGCACCCTGGAATTCATCCAGAG AGTCATTTCATCCCTCTATCCATCTTGGACATCTCTGGACTGGAGACCAGCCCACTGGAGAGATCAGCTACTTCATTTACCAACTAATATGACAAGGGAACTGAAATCGTGCTGA